In the genome of Bradyrhizobium arachidis, one region contains:
- a CDS encoding SDR family NAD(P)-dependent oxidoreductase, whose translation MHNVLVTGGSRGIGLAIGKRLVASGYNVIAAARRESDELKAAIAESEGRLHFRACDLAVIDAIPAFAKLVRDEFGPTYGLVNNAGLGTEGLLATMHNSEIEALVQLNVLSPIILTKYVARQMMADGAGRIINISSIIATTGYNGLSVYGATKAAATGFTRSLAREVGKLGITVNAIAPGFIDTELTHNLSDEGRKRIAGRSALRRLPETDDVARMVEYLLGEGGRNVTGTVFTIDAGNTA comes from the coding sequence ATGCATAATGTTCTCGTCACCGGCGGCAGCCGCGGCATTGGCCTTGCGATCGGCAAGCGCCTCGTTGCTTCAGGTTACAACGTGATCGCGGCGGCGCGGCGCGAGAGCGACGAGCTCAAGGCGGCGATCGCAGAGTCCGAGGGCCGCCTGCATTTTCGCGCCTGCGATCTTGCCGTGATCGACGCGATCCCTGCTTTCGCAAAGCTCGTGCGCGACGAGTTTGGCCCCACCTACGGTCTCGTCAACAATGCCGGCCTCGGCACCGAAGGCCTGCTCGCGACCATGCACAATTCGGAGATCGAGGCGCTGGTGCAGCTCAATGTGCTGTCGCCGATCATCCTCACCAAATATGTCGCGCGGCAGATGATGGCCGATGGCGCCGGCCGCATCATCAACATCTCCTCGATCATCGCGACGACAGGCTATAACGGCCTCTCCGTCTACGGCGCGACCAAGGCTGCCGCAACCGGCTTCACCCGCTCGCTCGCGCGGGAGGTCGGCAAGCTCGGCATCACCGTCAATGCGATCGCGCCCGGCTTCATCGACACCGAGCTCACGCACAATCTCTCCGACGAAGGCCGCAAGCGCATCGCCGGCCGCAGCGCATTGCGCCGCCTGCCGGAAACGGACGACGTCGCGCGCATGGTGGAATATCTGCTCGGCGAGGGCGGCCGCAACGTGACCGGTACCGTGTTCACGATCGACGCGGGCAATACCGCGTAA
- a CDS encoding class I adenylate-forming enzyme family protein gives MSPREIFALRDHLGAELTGRTLSDAHHVVSLTDILSQTVLGGRLHELSGRAVLLKLSDQLRSGIAMIELDGIARRMLLCPPDLNPAHLDALIADAGIDAVVTDEPDRWTDAGVSLVVTAQLPLQATTPAKTERATEWLMLTSGTSGVPKIAGHTLEALTGAIVAEGPAKGPAPVWATFYDIRRYGGLQIFLRAILSGGSMVLSDPHEALGDHVARLNGRGVSHISGTPSHWRKLLMSGAAAQFAPRYVRLSGEIADQAVLDGLKAAFPNSSVGHAYASTEAGVGFAVNDGLEGFPADYLGNRNGVEMKVVDGSLRIRSTRTAHAYVGRNATALTDADGFVDSGDIVELRGDRYYFVGRRGGIINIGGLKVHPEEIEAVINRHPDVRMSRAKSRRSPITGGIVVADVILTEGTDQARIKEIRDQILEQCRAQLASHKVPAVIRFVEALDVTPAGKLARTDA, from the coding sequence ATGTCCCCGCGTGAGATTTTTGCGCTTCGCGACCATCTCGGCGCGGAGCTGACCGGCCGTACGCTGTCGGATGCCCACCATGTGGTGTCGCTGACGGATATCCTGTCGCAGACGGTCCTCGGCGGCCGCCTGCATGAGCTGTCTGGCCGTGCCGTCCTGCTGAAATTGTCCGACCAGCTTCGGTCGGGCATCGCCATGATCGAGCTCGACGGCATCGCCCGTCGCATGCTGCTGTGCCCGCCCGATCTCAACCCGGCGCATCTCGACGCGCTGATCGCCGATGCCGGGATCGATGCCGTTGTCACCGACGAGCCCGATCGCTGGACTGATGCCGGCGTGTCGCTGGTCGTCACCGCGCAACTGCCGCTTCAAGCCACCACGCCTGCCAAGACCGAGCGCGCCACCGAATGGCTGATGCTGACGTCGGGCACCTCGGGCGTGCCGAAAATCGCCGGCCATACGCTGGAGGCGTTGACCGGCGCCATCGTCGCCGAAGGTCCGGCAAAAGGCCCCGCGCCGGTATGGGCGACGTTCTACGACATCCGCCGCTATGGCGGCCTGCAGATCTTTCTCCGCGCCATTCTCTCCGGCGGCTCCATGGTGCTGTCCGATCCGCATGAGGCGCTCGGCGATCACGTCGCGCGGCTGAACGGGCGCGGCGTCTCCCACATCTCCGGTACGCCCTCGCATTGGCGCAAGCTCTTGATGAGCGGCGCGGCCGCGCAGTTCGCCCCGCGCTATGTCCGCCTCTCCGGCGAGATCGCCGACCAGGCGGTGCTCGACGGGCTCAAGGCCGCATTCCCGAATTCTTCCGTCGGCCATGCCTATGCCTCGACCGAGGCCGGCGTCGGCTTCGCCGTCAATGACGGGCTCGAAGGTTTCCCGGCCGACTATCTCGGCAACCGCAATGGCGTCGAGATGAAGGTGGTCGATGGCTCGCTGCGCATCCGCTCGACACGCACGGCGCATGCTTATGTCGGCCGCAACGCCACCGCGCTCACCGACGCTGACGGCTTTGTCGACAGCGGCGACATCGTCGAGCTGCGGGGCGACCGCTATTATTTCGTCGGCCGCCGCGGCGGCATCATCAATATCGGCGGGCTGAAGGTCCACCCCGAGGAAATCGAGGCGGTGATCAACCGCCACCCTGATGTGCGGATGTCGCGCGCCAAATCGCGGCGCAGCCCGATCACCGGCGGCATCGTCGTCGCCGACGTGATCCTCACGGAGGGCACCGACCAGGCGCGGATCAAGGAGATCCGCGACCAGATCCTGGAGCAGTGCCGCGCCCAGCTGGCGTCCCACAAGGTGCCGGCGGTGATCCGCTTCGTCGAGGCGCTCGATGTCACTCCGGCCGGCAAACTGGCGCGCACCGATGCATAA
- a CDS encoding acyl carrier protein, translated as MSVRSKVIEAIQQIAKEQHVTLPALSDDLSLHETGFDSLAFAILVARLEDETGVDPFTISEDAAFPATVGDFVRAYENVPA; from the coding sequence ATGTCGGTACGGTCCAAGGTCATCGAGGCGATCCAGCAGATCGCCAAAGAGCAGCACGTGACGCTTCCCGCCCTCTCGGACGATCTGTCCCTGCACGAGACGGGCTTCGACTCGCTCGCCTTCGCCATTCTGGTGGCGCGCCTCGAAGACGAGACCGGCGTCGACCCCTTCACCATTTCCGAGGACGCAGCGTTCCCCGCCACCGTGGGCGATTTCGTGCGGGCCTACGAAAATGTCCCCGCGTGA
- a CDS encoding long-chain-acyl-CoA synthetase: protein MNGMTTGVIEQSKAARAPSASKIWLKAIELTARIETLPGRLFADVVDDRAQCQPDRIALVADETTLDYEGLSRRTNRYARWARSVGVAKGDTVALIMPNGIDYLAAWLGISRVGGVVALINTKLVGPSLAHCIGVARPSHIIVAHELAETLESAKPHLKTDAKVWTHGDVRSERAIDVALAALDDAPLAPDERGDVTIDDRALLIYTSGTTGLPKAASISHRRILNWGFWFAGLTGATPQDRLYDCLPLFHSVGGIVAPCSMLAAGGSVVIADKFSASNFWPDIVRHDCTLFQYIGELCRYLLKAPPSEYENRHRLRLVCGNGLRGDIWEDFQARFAIPRILEFYAATEGNFSLFNVEGQPGAIGRIPPLLAHRFPASLVKLDPDSGAPLRNEDGCCIACARGEAGEAIGRIGTADEGGGRFEGYTDAGETEKKILRDVFAKGDAWFRTGDLMRLDDKGFFHFVDRIGDTFRWKGENVATSEVNDAVRDFTGVIDATTYGVSILDTDGRAGMSAIVVNEGFDIAALPAHLAERLPPYARPVFVRISRELDATETFKQKKGELAREGFDPAAISDPLFMLDPKSGAYAALDSATFTKIIDGTIRL from the coding sequence ATGAACGGCATGACTACCGGCGTCATCGAGCAATCAAAGGCCGCGCGTGCACCTTCGGCGTCAAAGATCTGGCTGAAAGCCATCGAGCTCACGGCACGGATCGAGACACTGCCGGGCCGCCTGTTCGCCGACGTCGTCGACGATCGGGCGCAGTGTCAGCCTGATCGCATCGCGCTGGTCGCAGACGAGACGACGCTCGACTACGAAGGCCTGTCGAGGCGGACCAACCGCTATGCGCGCTGGGCGCGCTCGGTCGGCGTCGCCAAGGGCGATACGGTCGCCCTGATCATGCCGAACGGCATCGACTATCTCGCGGCCTGGCTCGGTATCAGCCGGGTCGGCGGCGTGGTGGCGCTGATCAATACCAAGCTGGTCGGACCGTCGCTCGCGCATTGCATCGGCGTCGCAAGGCCCTCGCATATCATCGTCGCGCATGAGCTCGCGGAGACGCTGGAGAGCGCGAAGCCGCATCTGAAGACAGATGCAAAAGTCTGGACCCACGGCGATGTCCGCAGCGAGCGCGCCATCGACGTTGCGCTTGCGGCGCTCGACGATGCTCCGCTGGCGCCGGACGAGCGTGGCGACGTCACCATCGATGACCGCGCGCTGCTGATCTACACTTCCGGCACGACAGGCCTGCCGAAGGCCGCCAGCATCAGCCATCGCCGCATCCTCAACTGGGGTTTCTGGTTCGCGGGTCTTACCGGCGCCACGCCGCAGGACCGGCTCTATGACTGCCTGCCGCTGTTCCACTCGGTCGGCGGCATCGTCGCGCCATGCAGCATGCTCGCCGCCGGCGGCTCGGTGGTGATCGCGGACAAATTCTCCGCCTCGAATTTCTGGCCCGACATCGTCCGGCACGACTGCACGCTGTTCCAGTATATTGGCGAGCTCTGCCGCTATCTGCTCAAAGCCCCGCCGTCGGAATACGAGAACCGCCACCGGCTGCGGCTCGTTTGCGGTAATGGTTTGCGCGGCGACATCTGGGAAGATTTCCAGGCGCGCTTCGCCATTCCCCGCATCCTCGAATTCTACGCCGCGACCGAAGGCAATTTCTCGCTGTTCAACGTCGAGGGCCAGCCAGGCGCGATCGGCCGCATCCCGCCGCTGCTTGCGCACCGGTTTCCGGCGAGCCTCGTCAAGCTCGACCCTGATAGCGGCGCGCCGCTGCGCAATGAAGATGGCTGTTGCATCGCCTGCGCCCGCGGCGAAGCCGGCGAAGCGATCGGCCGCATCGGCACGGCCGACGAAGGCGGGGGCCGCTTCGAGGGCTATACCGACGCCGGCGAAACCGAGAAGAAGATTCTCCGCGACGTGTTCGCCAAGGGCGATGCCTGGTTCCGGACCGGCGATCTGATGCGGCTCGACGACAAGGGTTTTTTCCATTTTGTCGATCGCATCGGCGATACCTTCCGCTGGAAGGGCGAGAATGTCGCGACCTCCGAGGTCAATGACGCCGTGCGCGATTTCACTGGCGTGATCGATGCCACCACCTACGGCGTCAGCATTCTGGACACCGACGGCCGCGCCGGCATGAGCGCCATCGTGGTGAACGAGGGCTTTGACATCGCCGCGCTGCCGGCTCATCTCGCCGAGCGCCTGCCGCCTTACGCCCGCCCGGTCTTCGTCCGCATCTCGCGCGAGCTCGATGCGACCGAGACGTTCAAGCAGAAGAAGGGCGAGCTGGCGCGGGAGGGATTTGATCCGGCTGCGATCTCCGATCCGCTGTTCATGCTCGACCCGAAATCCGGCGCCTATGCCGCGCTTGATTCAGCGACGTTTACCAAGATCATCGACGGCACGATCAGGCTGTAG
- a CDS encoding Bug family tripartite tricarboxylate transporter substrate binding protein — protein sequence MITRRHFLRAAACTVATLAAPRAFAIGNPSYPSRSVKWVVPYAPGGATDVLSRLLCQRLSDRLGQTFVVENKPGAGSNIGTQTVITSAPDGYTLLLTSTANAINASFDPSLPYDFARAIAPVAGLARIPLVLVVNNDLPVKNIADFIAYAKANPGKMSIASSGIGTSLHLSGELFKSLAGVQFTHVPYRGSAPGLTDVMSGQIQGMFDNVTSSFELMRAGKLRALGVTTRERSEILPDVPSIADTLPGYETSSFYGVGAPHDTPREIVDLLNREIDTALSDAEIKARIAELGAIPLHGNAGEFGSMLNAETERWRKVVELSGIKKE from the coding sequence ATGATCACCAGACGACATTTCCTTCGGGCCGCTGCCTGCACCGTCGCCACGCTCGCAGCACCGCGCGCCTTTGCGATCGGCAACCCCTCCTATCCCTCGCGCAGCGTGAAATGGGTCGTGCCTTATGCGCCGGGCGGCGCGACCGACGTGCTGTCGCGGCTGCTGTGCCAGCGGCTGTCCGACCGGCTCGGCCAGACTTTCGTGGTCGAGAACAAGCCCGGCGCCGGCAGCAATATCGGGACGCAGACGGTGATCACGTCCGCGCCCGACGGTTACACGCTGCTGCTGACCTCGACTGCGAACGCGATCAACGCTTCGTTCGATCCCTCGCTGCCCTATGATTTCGCCAGGGCTATCGCGCCGGTCGCCGGGCTCGCGCGCATTCCGCTGGTGCTGGTCGTTAACAACGACCTGCCGGTGAAGAATATTGCCGACTTCATCGCCTATGCCAAAGCCAACCCGGGCAAGATGTCGATCGCCTCGTCCGGCATCGGCACCTCGCTGCATCTGTCCGGCGAGCTGTTCAAGTCTCTCGCCGGCGTGCAGTTCACCCATGTGCCCTATCGCGGCTCAGCGCCGGGCCTCACCGACGTGATGAGCGGCCAGATCCAGGGCATGTTCGACAACGTCACCTCGTCGTTCGAGCTGATGCGCGCCGGCAAGCTGCGCGCGCTCGGCGTCACCACGCGCGAGCGCTCGGAGATCCTGCCCGACGTGCCGTCGATCGCGGACACCCTACCCGGCTACGAGACGAGCTCGTTCTACGGCGTCGGCGCGCCGCACGACACGCCGCGCGAGATCGTCGATCTGCTCAATCGCGAGATCGACACCGCGCTGTCCGATGCCGAGATCAAGGCCCGCATCGCCGAGCTCGGCGCGATCCCGCTGCACGGCAACGCCGGCGAGTTCGGCAGCATGCTGAATGCGGAGACCGAGCGCTGGCGCAAGGTTGTGGAATTGTCGGGGATCAAGAAGGAGTAG
- a CDS encoding DUF3551 domain-containing protein — MRSSFGLMVIAGALIAAAPARAQTFDPRFPVCMHVYSGANGGGGEWYDCSFISVPQCRATASGRPASCDLNPYYPVNAPLPRARYRRGG; from the coding sequence ATGCGCAGCTCATTCGGTCTGATGGTGATCGCCGGTGCATTGATCGCGGCTGCGCCGGCGCGGGCGCAGACGTTCGATCCCCGCTTTCCAGTCTGCATGCACGTCTATTCCGGCGCGAATGGCGGCGGTGGGGAATGGTACGATTGCTCCTTCATCTCCGTGCCGCAGTGCCGTGCCACAGCCTCAGGCCGCCCCGCGAGCTGCGATCTCAATCCGTATTATCCGGTCAACGCGCCGCTGCCCCGCGCGCGCTACAGGCGAGGCGGCTAG
- a CDS encoding DUF3551 domain-containing protein — MRLPILTLTAIASLFAAADARAQTYDPRYPVCMHVYTPGGFGGGGGDYFDCSFTSLPQCRATASGRSASCDLNPYYAFDEPPPPPRKRHRKQH, encoded by the coding sequence ATGCGCCTGCCAATTTTGACCCTGACCGCGATTGCTTCGCTGTTTGCCGCGGCGGACGCCCGCGCCCAGACCTATGATCCGCGCTACCCGGTGTGCATGCACGTCTACACGCCGGGCGGCTTCGGTGGCGGTGGCGGCGACTATTTTGACTGCTCCTTCACCTCGCTGCCGCAGTGCCGCGCGACGGCGTCCGGCCGCTCGGCAAGCTGCGACCTCAATCCCTATTACGCCTTCGACGAACCGCCGCCGCCTCCGCGCAAGCGCCACAGGAAGCAGCACTAG
- a CDS encoding multidrug efflux RND transporter permease subunit, which produces MQESFSSPFIRYPIGTSLLMAGILFVGLVAYPLLPVAPLPQVDFPTIQVSASLPGGSPETMASSVAQPLERQLAQIPGITQMTSTSSLGSASITIQFDLNRLIDAAANDVQAAINAASGQLPKNLPSPPTYRKVNPADSPIMILSATSDTLPLTTVSDRTDAQLAQQISQIPGVAQVFVGGQQKPSVRIQIDPAKLVAKGLSLEDVRSQIAIATADSPKGNIDGTRRSYTIYANDQLLEAAHWKDIIVAYRNGAPLRIRDIGEAVSGPEDMKTAAWADGKRGVFLVIFKQPGANVIETVDRIKEKLPRLIAAIPPAIKIKIISDRTITIRAAVDDVQITLMITIALVVMVIFIFLRSFWATIIPSITVPLALLGACSLMWVFGYSLDNLSLMALTIAVGFVVDDAIVMLENITRYVERGESPVAAAYKGAAEIGFTIVSISISLVAVLIPLLLMGGIIGRLFREFAVTLSMAIFVSLVVSLTLTPMMASRFLRADHEARRGRFYQWSERMFERLLGTYERGLDLALKHSFVTLLIFFGTVALSAVLFIMIPKGFFPQQDNGFLTAVSEMPQDISFTEMKRRQEELNAIVQADPAVDSIAMFIGGGGTALNSGRMYVTLKPIGERDASAQAIIARLRPKLAEVEGARLYMQASQDVRLGGRATRTQFEFTLQDANLAELNEWAPKILAGMRGLPQLRDVATDQQTEGTTLQLRINRDTAARYGIQPQLIDDTLYDAFGQRQVAQYFTQTNSYHVVLEITPALQGQLETLEKLYIKSPLTGDQVPLSVMCSWTNVPVRPLAIAHQGQFPAVTISFNLAEGVALGQATDAVLRAVGAMGAPPTLSTSFQGTAQAFQQSLGTVPMLILAALVVVYLVLGVLYESYIHPLTILSTLPSAGVGAIAILMIFGFDFSLIALIGVILLIGIVKKNGIMMVDFAIAAEREQHLTPEQSIRQAALLRFRPIMMTTMAALLGGVPLMLGTGTGAEIRQPLGYAMVGGLLVSQALTLFTTPVVYLYLDRFSNLLSRWMDGKPQAETASDKQKDAAE; this is translated from the coding sequence ATGCAAGAGAGCTTCTCGTCTCCGTTCATCCGATACCCGATCGGCACCTCGCTGCTGATGGCGGGCATCCTGTTCGTAGGCCTCGTGGCCTATCCGCTGCTGCCGGTTGCACCGCTGCCCCAGGTCGACTTTCCGACCATCCAGGTTTCCGCGTCGCTGCCGGGCGGCAGCCCGGAAACCATGGCCTCCTCGGTCGCACAGCCGCTCGAGCGCCAGCTCGCCCAGATCCCCGGCATCACCCAGATGACCTCGACGAGCTCGCTCGGCTCGGCCTCGATCACCATCCAGTTCGATCTCAACCGCCTGATCGATGCCGCCGCCAATGACGTGCAGGCTGCGATCAACGCGGCGAGCGGGCAATTGCCGAAGAACCTGCCCTCGCCGCCGACCTACCGCAAGGTCAACCCGGCGGACTCCCCGATCATGATCCTGTCGGCGACGTCAGACACGCTGCCGCTGACCACCGTCAGCGACCGCACCGACGCGCAGCTCGCCCAGCAGATCAGCCAGATCCCGGGCGTCGCCCAGGTATTCGTCGGCGGCCAGCAAAAGCCCTCGGTGCGCATCCAGATCGATCCGGCCAAGCTCGTCGCCAAGGGATTGTCGCTGGAGGACGTGCGCAGCCAGATCGCGATCGCCACCGCCGACAGCCCGAAGGGCAACATCGACGGCACGCGGCGCTCCTACACCATCTACGCCAACGACCAGCTGCTCGAGGCGGCGCACTGGAAGGACATCATCGTCGCCTACCGCAACGGCGCACCGTTGCGGATCCGCGACATCGGCGAGGCCGTGTCCGGGCCGGAAGACATGAAGACCGCGGCCTGGGCCGACGGCAAGCGCGGCGTGTTCCTGGTCATCTTCAAGCAGCCCGGCGCCAACGTCATCGAGACCGTCGACCGCATCAAGGAGAAGCTGCCGCGGCTGATCGCAGCGATCCCGCCCGCGATCAAGATCAAGATCATCAGCGACCGCACCATCACCATCCGCGCCGCAGTCGACGACGTGCAGATCACGCTGATGATCACCATCGCGCTGGTGGTGATGGTGATCTTCATCTTCCTGCGCAGCTTCTGGGCCACGATCATCCCGAGCATCACCGTGCCGCTGGCGCTGCTCGGGGCCTGCTCGCTGATGTGGGTGTTCGGCTATTCGCTGGACAATCTGTCGCTGATGGCGCTGACCATCGCGGTAGGCTTCGTGGTGGACGACGCCATCGTGATGCTGGAAAACATCACGCGCTATGTCGAGCGGGGCGAGAGCCCGGTCGCCGCGGCATACAAGGGCGCGGCCGAGATCGGCTTCACCATCGTCTCGATCAGCATCTCGCTGGTCGCGGTGCTGATCCCGCTGCTGCTGATGGGCGGCATCATCGGCCGGCTGTTCCGCGAGTTCGCGGTGACGCTGTCGATGGCGATCTTCGTCTCCCTCGTGGTGTCGCTGACCCTGACGCCGATGATGGCCTCGCGCTTCCTCCGCGCCGACCACGAGGCGCGGCGCGGCCGCTTCTACCAGTGGAGCGAGCGGATGTTCGAGCGCCTGCTCGGCACCTACGAGCGCGGCCTGGATCTCGCGCTGAAACACAGCTTCGTCACGCTTCTCATCTTCTTCGGCACCGTCGCGCTCTCGGCAGTGCTGTTCATCATGATCCCCAAGGGCTTCTTCCCGCAGCAGGACAACGGCTTCCTCACCGCGGTATCCGAGATGCCGCAGGACATCTCCTTCACCGAGATGAAGCGCCGGCAGGAGGAGCTCAACGCCATCGTGCAGGCCGATCCCGCCGTCGATTCCATCGCGATGTTCATCGGCGGCGGCGGCACGGCGCTGAACTCGGGGCGCATGTATGTCACGCTGAAGCCGATCGGGGAGCGCGATGCCAGTGCGCAAGCGATCATCGCGCGGCTGCGGCCGAAGCTTGCCGAGGTCGAGGGCGCTCGCCTCTACATGCAGGCCTCGCAGGACGTGCGGCTCGGCGGGCGCGCCACCCGCACCCAGTTTGAGTTCACGCTCCAGGACGCCAATCTCGCCGAGCTGAACGAGTGGGCGCCGAAGATCCTGGCCGGCATGAGGGGCCTGCCACAACTGCGCGACGTCGCCACCGACCAGCAGACCGAGGGTACGACGCTGCAGCTCAGGATCAATCGCGACACCGCCGCGCGCTACGGCATCCAGCCGCAACTGATCGACGACACGCTCTACGACGCCTTCGGCCAGCGCCAGGTCGCGCAATATTTCACCCAGACCAACAGCTATCACGTGGTGCTCGAGATCACGCCGGCCCTGCAGGGCCAGCTCGAGACGCTGGAGAAGCTCTACATCAAGTCGCCGCTGACCGGGGACCAGGTGCCGCTTTCGGTGATGTGTAGCTGGACCAACGTGCCGGTGCGGCCGCTCGCGATCGCGCATCAGGGCCAGTTCCCTGCGGTGACGATCAGCTTCAACCTCGCCGAGGGCGTGGCGCTGGGACAGGCCACCGACGCGGTGCTGCGCGCGGTTGGCGCCATGGGCGCGCCGCCGACACTGTCGACGAGTTTTCAGGGCACCGCGCAGGCGTTCCAGCAATCGCTCGGCACCGTGCCAATGCTGATCCTCGCCGCGCTGGTCGTCGTCTACCTCGTGCTGGGCGTACTCTACGAGAGCTACATCCACCCGCTGACCATCTTGTCGACGCTGCCGTCGGCAGGTGTCGGCGCGATCGCGATCCTGATGATCTTCGGATTCGACTTCAGCCTCATCGCCCTGATCGGGGTCATCCTGCTGATCGGGATCGTCAAGAAGAACGGCATCATGATGGTGGACTTCGCCATCGCCGCCGAGCGCGAGCAGCATCTGACACCGGAGCAGTCGATCCGCCAGGCCGCGCTGCTGCGCTTCCGCCCGATCATGATGACGACGATGGCGGCGCTGCTCGGCGGTGTCCCCCTGATGCTCGGCACCGGCACCGGCGCCGAGATCCGCCAGCCGCTCGGCTATGCCATGGTCGGCGGCCTGCTGGTGAGCCAGGCGCTGACGCTGTTCACGACGCCTGTGGTCTATCTCTACCTCGACCGCTTCTCCAACCTGCTGTCACGCTGGATGGACGGGAAGCCGCAGGCCGAGACAGCCAGCGACAAGCAGAAGGATGCGGCGGAGTAG
- the htpG gene encoding molecular chaperone HtpG, with product MTTSDTAVHTQPFQAEVSELLHLMVHSVYSETDIFLRELVSNASDACDKLRYEAIASPALLGEGDALKIRIIPNKAAGTLTIADNGIGMERQELIDHLGTIARSGTKAFVSKLREAKDGLGLIGQFGVGFYSAFMVADRIVVISRRAGESDVWTWTSSGGSGFEIARAGEADAARLARGTEIVLHLKDDAKKYLETYEIERIVSAYSDNILFPIELVPEEGEPRQINSASALWQRSKSELTAEDYKKAYQQIASAFDDPAMTLHYRAEGRYSYAVLLFAPSTKPFDLFEPNRKGRVKLYVRRVFITDDADLLPGYLRFIRGVVDSEDLPLNISREMLQNNPQLAQIRKAVATRVVSELEGLADKDPDNFAKIWDAFGAVLKEGIYEDFERREKLLALSRFTTTSGEKRSLKQVVADFKPNQTEIYYLVGDSIERLKSNPRLEAATARGIEVLLLSDPVDAFWTSMPTEFDGKPLKSLSQGDLNLDLIPRVDAADEAKKDEPEADEAATVAVIKAALGERVSDVKASTRLTSSASCLVADSQGPSRELERILSQQNRGMRTRPILEINLRHPMVSAITKAQAGSKTVDDLSLLLLEQAQILDGELPEDPAAFAARLNRLVLQGLG from the coding sequence ATGACGACGTCAGATACGGCTGTGCATACGCAGCCATTCCAAGCCGAGGTTTCCGAGCTGCTGCACCTCATGGTGCACTCCGTCTATTCGGAGACCGACATCTTCCTGCGCGAGCTCGTCTCCAACGCCTCGGACGCCTGCGACAAGCTGCGCTATGAGGCGATCGCAAGTCCGGCGCTGCTAGGCGAAGGCGACGCGCTCAAGATCCGTATCATCCCGAACAAGGCGGCCGGAACGCTGACGATCGCCGATAACGGCATCGGCATGGAGCGGCAGGAGCTGATCGACCATCTCGGCACCATCGCCCGCTCCGGCACCAAGGCCTTCGTGTCGAAGCTGAGGGAGGCCAAGGACGGCCTCGGCCTGATCGGCCAGTTCGGCGTCGGCTTCTATTCCGCCTTCATGGTCGCCGACAGGATCGTCGTCATCAGCCGTCGCGCCGGCGAGAGCGACGTCTGGACCTGGACGTCCTCCGGCGGCTCCGGCTTCGAGATCGCGCGGGCCGGCGAGGCGGACGCGGCGCGTTTGGCGCGCGGCACCGAGATCGTCCTGCACCTCAAGGACGACGCCAAGAAATATCTCGAGACGTACGAGATCGAGCGCATCGTCAGCGCCTATTCCGACAACATCCTGTTCCCGATCGAGCTCGTGCCCGAAGAGGGCGAGCCGCGCCAGATCAACTCGGCGAGCGCACTGTGGCAGCGCTCCAAATCCGAGCTGACGGCGGAAGACTACAAGAAGGCCTATCAGCAGATCGCCTCGGCCTTCGACGATCCCGCGATGACGCTGCACTACCGCGCCGAGGGCCGCTACTCCTACGCCGTGCTGTTGTTCGCGCCCTCGACCAAGCCGTTCGACTTGTTCGAGCCGAACCGCAAGGGCCGGGTGAAGCTCTACGTTCGCCGCGTCTTCATCACCGACGATGCCGATCTGTTGCCCGGCTATCTGCGCTTCATTCGTGGTGTGGTCGACAGCGAGGACCTACCGCTCAACATCTCGCGCGAGATGCTGCAGAACAATCCGCAGCTGGCACAGATCCGAAAGGCGGTCGCGACCCGCGTCGTGTCGGAGCTGGAAGGCCTTGCCGACAAGGACCCGGACAACTTTGCAAAGATCTGGGATGCCTTCGGCGCGGTGCTGAAGGAAGGCATCTACGAGGATTTCGAGCGGCGCGAAAAGCTGCTGGCGCTGTCGCGCTTCACCACCACCTCGGGCGAAAAGCGGTCGCTGAAGCAGGTCGTCGCCGATTTCAAGCCGAACCAGACCGAGATCTACTATCTCGTCGGCGACAGCATCGAGCGGCTGAAGTCCAATCCGCGGCTGGAAGCGGCGACCGCGCGCGGTATCGAGGTGCTGCTGCTGTCCGATCCGGTCGACGCGTTCTGGACCTCGATGCCGACGGAGTTCGACGGAAAGCCGCTGAAGTCGCTCAGCCAGGGCGATCTCAACCTCGACCTGATCCCGCGCGTCGACGCGGCGGACGAGGCGAAGAAGGACGAGCCCGAAGCGGACGAAGCCGCGACCGTCGCGGTGATCAAGGCCGCGCTGGGCGAGCGCGTCAGCGACGTCAAGGCCTCGACGCGCCTCACCAGCTCCGCCTCCTGCCTCGTCGCCGACAGCCAGGGCCCGAGCCGCGAACTCGAGCGCATCCTGTCGCAGCAGAACCGCGGCATGCGCACCAGGCCGATCCTCGAGATCAATCTGCGTCATCCCATGGTGAGCGCGATCACCAAGGCGCAGGCCGGCTCCAAGACGGTCGACGATCTCAGCCTGCTCCTGCTCGAGCAGGCGCAGATCCTGGACGGCGAGCTGCCGGAGGACCCGGCGGCGTTTGCGGCGAGGCTGAATCGGCTGGTGCTGCAGGGGCTGGGCTGA